A stretch of Sulfitobacter sp. THAF37 DNA encodes these proteins:
- a CDS encoding TetR/AcrR family transcriptional regulator, translating to MREENKSLRQQQIETAAYALLEEKGYAGASMLAIAKKARASNETLYNWYGDKQGLFKALVTRNAAEVKSLLERELAAASEPMTTLAGFGPKLLELLLGDRAIALNRAAAADPTGELGAVISLAGRETVLPLVVQVLDAARLEGKLAFDQPEEAASLYMNLLVGDLQIRRVIGRVPAPTPGFCIERSELALTRLARLLSP from the coding sequence ATGCGTGAAGAAAACAAATCCCTGCGCCAGCAGCAGATCGAGACCGCCGCCTATGCGCTGCTGGAGGAAAAGGGCTATGCCGGTGCCTCCATGCTGGCCATCGCCAAGAAGGCGCGCGCCTCGAACGAGACGCTCTACAACTGGTACGGAGACAAGCAGGGCCTCTTCAAGGCACTTGTGACCAGAAACGCGGCCGAGGTGAAATCGCTTCTGGAACGGGAACTCGCGGCGGCGAGTGAGCCGATGACAACGCTCGCAGGTTTCGGGCCAAAGCTGCTGGAGTTGCTGTTGGGCGACCGCGCCATCGCGCTGAACCGCGCCGCGGCGGCAGATCCGACCGGCGAGCTGGGCGCGGTCATCTCTTTGGCCGGGCGGGAAACCGTCCTGCCGCTTGTCGTGCAGGTGCTGGACGCGGCGAGGCTTGAGGGAAAGCTGGCCTTTGACCAGCCGGAAGAGGCGGCATCGCTCTACATGAACCTGCTGGTCGGCGATCTGCAGATCCGCCGTGTGATCGGCAGGGTGCCCGCGCCCACACCCGGTTTCTGCATTGAAAGGTCGGAGCTGGCCCTGACACGCTTGGCGCGGTTGCTTTCCCCCTGA
- a CDS encoding D-glycerate dehydrogenase, with the protein MSKKRLSVVVTRRLPDAVETRLSELFDVTLREDDAPMSRAELAEAVKDADVLVPTITDTVDAALIGQAGERLKLIANYGAGVDNIDVATARQRGILVSNTPGALTDDTADMTMALILAVTRRMPEGMAKMQKGDWTGWAPTALLGGRISGRRLGILGMGRIGQAVARRARAFGMQIHYHNRRRLHAETERGLDATYWESLDQMVARMDVISINCPHTPSTFHLMNARRLKLMKPDAVIVNTSRGEVIDENALTRMLRGGEIKGAGLDVYEHGTDINPRLRELDNVVLLPHMGSATLEGRIEMGEKVIINIKTFDDGHRPPDQVVPSML; encoded by the coding sequence ATGTCAAAGAAACGGTTGAGTGTTGTAGTCACGCGACGGTTGCCAGATGCCGTGGAGACGCGGCTGTCCGAACTCTTCGACGTGACCCTGCGCGAGGACGACGCCCCGATGAGCCGGGCAGAACTGGCCGAGGCGGTCAAGGATGCCGATGTGCTGGTCCCCACGATCACCGATACCGTCGATGCGGCGCTGATCGGACAGGCCGGCGAGCGGCTGAAGCTGATCGCGAACTACGGTGCGGGGGTCGACAACATCGACGTGGCGACGGCGCGCCAGCGTGGGATTCTGGTGTCCAACACCCCCGGCGCGCTGACCGACGATACCGCCGACATGACAATGGCCCTGATCCTTGCGGTGACGCGCCGCATGCCCGAAGGCATGGCAAAGATGCAAAAGGGCGACTGGACCGGATGGGCGCCCACCGCGCTGCTGGGCGGCCGGATCAGCGGGCGCAGGCTGGGCATTCTCGGCATGGGGCGCATCGGCCAGGCGGTGGCCCGGCGCGCACGCGCCTTCGGGATGCAGATCCACTACCACAACCGGCGCAGGCTGCACGCCGAAACCGAACGCGGTCTGGACGCGACCTATTGGGAAAGCCTGGACCAGATGGTGGCGCGGATGGACGTGATTTCGATCAATTGTCCGCACACGCCGTCGACCTTCCATCTGATGAATGCGCGGCGGCTGAAGCTGATGAAACCCGACGCGGTCATCGTGAACACCTCGCGCGGGGAGGTGATCGACGAAAACGCGCTGACCCGGATGCTGCGCGGAGGCGAGATCAAGGGGGCGGGGCTGGACGTCTACGAACACGGGACCGACATCAACCCGCGCTTGCGCGAACTGGATAACGTGGTTCTGCTGCCGCACATGGGGTCGGCCACGCTGGAGGGCCGGATCGAAATGGGCGAGAAGGTCATCATCAACATCAAGACCTTCGATGACGGCCACCGCCCGCCGGACCAGGTGGTGCCGTCAATGCTCTGA
- a CDS encoding NADPH:quinone reductase codes for MRAITYEKFGPAREVLRLQEIDSPAPGPGEVRVRLALSGVNPSDVKARAGTRPGVTKPAFPLIVPHSDGAGEIEAVGAGVDPARIGQGVWIWNGQWQRSHGTAASHITLPAQQAVPLPNGVDFDVGASLGIPGLTACHAVFGGGDVAGETVLVQGGAGTVGRLAVQLAKWGGARVIATCSAADRDRVVAAGADAVFDYGAGDLAAQVLDANDGMPVGTVVEVEFGLNIAADTALIAANGRLAAYGSAQMMEPTLSFGPLLFKAVTIDIILIYLLRPAQRARAIDRLHHALADGALDCPTERILPLAETAAAHEAVEKGGRNGAILVDCQG; via the coding sequence ATGCGAGCCATCACCTATGAGAAATTCGGCCCGGCGCGCGAGGTTTTGCGGCTGCAGGAGATCGACAGCCCCGCACCCGGCCCCGGTGAGGTCCGGGTCAGGCTGGCGCTGTCCGGGGTGAACCCCTCGGACGTGAAGGCGCGGGCAGGCACCCGGCCCGGTGTGACGAAACCCGCCTTTCCGCTGATCGTGCCGCACAGCGACGGCGCGGGCGAGATCGAGGCGGTCGGCGCGGGCGTCGACCCTGCCCGGATCGGGCAAGGGGTGTGGATCTGGAACGGCCAGTGGCAGCGCAGCCACGGCACTGCCGCCAGCCACATCACGTTACCCGCCCAACAGGCGGTGCCGCTGCCCAACGGTGTCGACTTCGACGTCGGGGCGAGCCTCGGGATTCCGGGGCTGACCGCCTGCCACGCGGTCTTTGGCGGTGGCGATGTGGCGGGCGAGACGGTGCTGGTTCAGGGCGGCGCGGGCACAGTGGGGCGACTGGCGGTGCAGCTGGCCAAATGGGGCGGCGCGCGGGTCATCGCGACGTGCAGCGCCGCCGACCGGGACCGGGTCGTGGCGGCTGGCGCGGACGCCGTGTTCGACTACGGCGCGGGCGACCTGGCGGCGCAGGTGCTGGACGCCAATGACGGCATGCCTGTCGGAACCGTGGTCGAGGTCGAATTCGGCCTCAACATCGCCGCCGACACCGCGCTGATCGCGGCCAACGGACGACTGGCAGCCTACGGCTCGGCACAAATGATGGAACCGACCCTGTCCTTCGGGCCGCTGCTGTTCAAGGCGGTGACAATCGACATCATCCTGATCTACCTGCTGCGCCCCGCCCAGCGGGCGCGGGCCATCGACCGGCTGCACCACGCGCTGGCCGACGGGGCGCTGGACTGCCCGACCGAGCGGATCCTGCCGCTGGCCGAGACGGCAGCGGCGCACGAGGCGGTGGAGAAAGGCGGCCGCAACGGGGCGATCCTGGTGGACTGTCAGGGCTGA
- a CDS encoding iron ABC transporter permease, protein MVTADTAALPHAASYRGLVARRLAILAGLTTLLVLSLAVDVSLGPARYPLGDVLRTIFAPGSSDLQMRVVIWDIRMPMALLAVTVGASLSLAGAQMQTILANPLASPFTLGLSAAASFGAALAMVLGVAIFPAAVSLMVPINAFAMAMAASLLIFGLSTMRGVTVETIVLLGIALVFSFNAALALLQYFASEQALSAVVFWTMGSLTKATWAKVGVCAVILAVCTPLFARRAWALTAIRLGEARAAAMGVPVKRLRLEALFLVSLLAAVPVSFVGTIGFIGIVGPHVARLLLGEDQRFFLPGAMLSGAVILSATSVLSKAILPGAVLPIGIITALVGVPFFAALILTKGRKSW, encoded by the coding sequence ATGGTCACAGCCGACACCGCCGCCCTGCCCCATGCGGCAAGCTATCGAGGGCTGGTCGCGCGACGCCTCGCCATTCTGGCGGGGCTGACCACGCTTCTGGTCCTTTCACTGGCCGTCGATGTGTCTCTGGGCCCGGCGCGCTATCCGCTGGGCGACGTCCTGCGCACGATCTTTGCGCCCGGGTCGAGCGACCTGCAGATGCGGGTGGTGATCTGGGACATCCGGATGCCCATGGCGCTGCTTGCCGTCACAGTGGGCGCCAGCCTGTCGCTGGCGGGCGCGCAGATGCAGACCATCCTGGCGAACCCGCTTGCCAGTCCGTTTACCCTTGGCCTGTCGGCGGCGGCGAGCTTTGGTGCGGCACTGGCAATGGTGCTGGGTGTCGCGATCTTTCCCGCGGCGGTCTCGCTGATGGTGCCGATCAACGCCTTCGCGATGGCGATGGCAGCCTCTTTGCTGATCTTCGGTCTGTCCACCATGCGTGGCGTGACGGTGGAAACCATCGTTCTGCTGGGCATCGCGCTGGTCTTCAGCTTCAACGCTGCACTGGCGCTGCTGCAGTATTTCGCCTCTGAACAGGCGCTGTCGGCAGTGGTTTTCTGGACCATGGGCAGCCTGACCAAGGCGACCTGGGCCAAGGTCGGTGTCTGCGCCGTCATCCTTGCGGTGTGCACGCCGCTCTTTGCGCGCCGCGCCTGGGCGCTGACCGCGATCCGGCTGGGCGAAGCGCGGGCGGCGGCGATGGGCGTACCGGTCAAACGCCTTCGGCTGGAGGCGCTGTTCCTGGTGTCGCTGCTGGCCGCTGTGCCGGTCAGCTTTGTTGGAACAATCGGGTTCATCGGCATTGTCGGCCCGCATGTGGCGCGCCTGCTGCTGGGGGAGGATCAGCGGTTTTTCCTGCCCGGCGCGATGCTGTCGGGGGCGGTGATCCTGTCGGCGACCTCGGTGCTGTCCAAGGCGATCCTGCCCGGCGCGGTCCTGCCCATCGGCATCATCACGGCATTGGTCGGGGTGCCCTTCTTTGCTGCCCTGATCCTGACGAAAGGACGCAAGTCATGGTAA
- a CDS encoding ABC transporter substrate-binding protein, which translates to MTLKLTFGAAALSLLPGLVLADPVTVTDIAGREVTLPEPADRVILGEGRQIFFAAVLDGDDPFKRVVGWREDLLQAAPESYAIYAEKFPHMADIPTFGGFKDGTFDIEQAVALDPDVMIMNLEAKAATDEAGYEEKLAKVGIPIVYVDFREKPFENTAQSMQIIGQLFGETARAAEFNAFYEGQIARVTDVLDAQEGLERPLVFVERAGGYSEDCCMSFGNGNFGTFVELAGGDNMAAPFIPGTFGTVNAEQVIASDPDQIVVTGGVWDAYVPGGDWIGVGPGTDTAEAKSKLAALMERPGFTGVAAVENGNVHAIWHQFYNSPYSFVAVQQLAKWLHPDLFPDLDPESTMKELHDRFLPVDYHPGYWVSLDQVSN; encoded by the coding sequence ATGACCCTGAAACTGACGTTTGGCGCCGCGGCGCTGTCCCTGCTTCCCGGCCTGGTCCTGGCAGACCCGGTCACAGTGACCGATATCGCCGGACGCGAAGTGACACTGCCCGAGCCCGCCGACCGCGTGATCCTGGGGGAAGGGCGGCAGATCTTCTTTGCCGCCGTACTGGACGGCGACGACCCGTTCAAGCGCGTCGTCGGCTGGCGCGAAGACCTGCTTCAGGCCGCGCCCGAAAGCTATGCGATCTATGCAGAGAAATTTCCGCATATGGCAGACATCCCCACCTTTGGCGGCTTCAAGGACGGCACCTTCGACATTGAACAGGCGGTTGCGCTGGACCCGGACGTGATGATCATGAACCTGGAGGCGAAGGCCGCCACCGACGAGGCTGGCTATGAAGAGAAACTGGCCAAGGTCGGCATCCCCATCGTCTATGTCGATTTCCGCGAGAAACCGTTCGAGAACACCGCCCAGTCGATGCAGATCATCGGTCAGCTCTTCGGTGAGACCGCCCGCGCGGCCGAATTCAACGCCTTCTACGAGGGGCAGATCGCGCGGGTTACGGATGTGCTGGATGCGCAAGAAGGGCTTGAGCGGCCACTGGTCTTTGTCGAACGCGCGGGCGGCTATTCAGAGGATTGCTGCATGTCCTTCGGCAATGGCAATTTCGGCACCTTCGTCGAACTGGCGGGGGGCGACAACATGGCCGCGCCGTTTATCCCCGGCACATTCGGCACGGTCAACGCCGAGCAGGTGATCGCCAGCGATCCCGACCAGATCGTGGTGACGGGCGGCGTCTGGGACGCCTATGTCCCCGGCGGCGACTGGATCGGCGTCGGTCCCGGCACTGACACGGCAGAGGCGAAATCGAAACTCGCGGCCCTGATGGAACGGCCCGGCTTTACCGGCGTTGCGGCGGTGGAGAACGGCAACGTACACGCCATCTGGCACCAGTTCTACAACAGCCCCTACAGCTTTGTCGCGGTGCAGCAGCTGGCGAAATGGCTTCATCCGGACCTGTTCCCCGACCTGGACCCGGAATCGACAATGAAAGAGCTGCATGACCGCTTTCTGCCGGTGGACTACCATCCCGGCTACTGGGTCTCGCTTGATCAGGTGTCGAACTGA
- a CDS encoding sigma-54 dependent transcriptional regulator, with product MMAARVDIVDDDADHLSALSDLVETAGYAVRAFAAAGDLLAALSDPPDMIISDLRMPVMDGIGLLKALRERAISVPVVLLTGHGDVAHAVEAIRAGADDFIEKPYDSVHLLSVIRRTTEAEAARREVARLQRELGERDRVSILGRSRAMRAFRDRIAALASVDLDVLITGETGTGKELAARAIHADSARAGGPFVALNCAALSEATAETMLFGHGEGVFAHDAKGRAGKLEVADGGTLMLDEVETMPPPIQAKLLRVLQERTVERIGETVPRPLDIRVVATTKTSLRMQPEFRPDLYFRLAGIELTTPTLREAGEDIPLIFAHYAQLAARRYGRADPELPWPVQQRLRRMAWPGNIRELKASAEAFALGLFVPTGAAGAAAGPVSLADRVADFEAREIAAVLDAHVGNTLRAAETLGIPRRTLNDKMRRYGLSSTPGPGDDG from the coding sequence ATGATGGCGGCGCGTGTGGACATCGTGGACGACGACGCCGACCACCTCTCGGCCCTGTCCGACCTGGTGGAAACAGCGGGTTACGCTGTGCGCGCCTTCGCGGCGGCAGGTGATCTGCTGGCGGCCCTTTCGGACCCGCCCGACATGATCATCAGCGACCTGCGGATGCCGGTCATGGATGGCATCGGGCTGCTCAAGGCGTTGCGCGAAAGGGCGATCAGCGTGCCGGTGGTGTTGCTGACCGGCCACGGCGACGTCGCCCATGCGGTCGAGGCGATCCGCGCGGGGGCCGACGACTTTATCGAAAAGCCATATGATTCCGTGCATCTGCTGTCGGTGATCCGCCGCACGACCGAGGCCGAGGCCGCCCGGCGGGAGGTCGCGCGTCTGCAACGGGAACTGGGCGAGCGGGACAGGGTCAGCATCCTGGGCCGATCCCGCGCGATGCGCGCCTTTCGGGATCGCATCGCGGCGCTGGCGTCGGTGGACCTGGACGTGCTGATCACCGGCGAGACCGGCACCGGCAAGGAACTGGCGGCACGCGCGATCCACGCGGACAGTGCGCGGGCAGGCGGCCCCTTTGTCGCGCTGAACTGCGCGGCCCTGTCAGAGGCGACCGCCGAAACCATGCTCTTTGGCCATGGTGAGGGGGTTTTCGCCCATGATGCCAAGGGCCGCGCGGGCAAGCTGGAGGTCGCGGACGGCGGCACATTGATGCTGGACGAGGTCGAGACGATGCCGCCGCCGATCCAGGCCAAGCTGCTGCGCGTGCTTCAGGAACGCACCGTCGAGCGGATCGGCGAAACCGTACCGCGCCCGCTCGACATCCGGGTGGTCGCCACGACCAAGACGTCGCTGCGGATGCAGCCGGAGTTCCGGCCCGACCTCTATTTCCGCCTCGCCGGGATCGAACTGACCACCCCGACCCTGCGCGAGGCAGGCGAGGACATTCCCCTGATCTTTGCCCATTACGCACAGCTGGCCGCGCGCCGATATGGCCGTGCGGACCCCGAACTCCCGTGGCCGGTACAGCAAAGGCTCAGGCGGATGGCCTGGCCCGGCAACATCCGCGAACTGAAGGCCAGCGCCGAGGCCTTTGCCCTGGGCCTGTTCGTCCCGACCGGCGCGGCGGGCGCGGCCGCCGGTCCGGTGTCGCTCGCCGATCGTGTCGCGGATTTCGAAGCGCGCGAGATCGCGGCGGTGCTGGATGCCCATGTGGGCAACACGCTGCGCGCCGCCGAAACGCTGGGCATCCCCCGCCGGACGCTCAACGACAAGATGCGCCGCTACGGCCTGTCGTCGACCCCCGGTCCCGGCGATGACGGCTGA
- a CDS encoding SH3 domain-containing protein, with protein sequence MAEGVGPVTNLPLPRFVSMKASEGNVRRGPSLSHRIDWVYKRRDMPLRITAEHGHWRRVEDRDGMGGWVHYSLLSGTRTVLVEQDMLALHVRPDPNAPIAAALELGVVARLGECIPEWCELRTGGYSGWAPKSRIWGVAADEIHD encoded by the coding sequence ATGGCCGAAGGGGTCGGGCCCGTCACCAACCTTCCGCTTCCCAGGTTCGTGTCCATGAAGGCCTCCGAAGGCAACGTGCGGCGGGGGCCGTCGCTGTCGCATCGGATCGACTGGGTCTACAAACGGCGGGACATGCCGCTCAGGATCACCGCCGAACACGGCCACTGGCGGCGGGTGGAAGACCGCGACGGCATGGGCGGCTGGGTGCATTACTCGTTGCTGTCCGGCACCCGGACGGTTCTGGTGGAACAGGACATGCTGGCGCTGCACGTGCGCCCCGACCCCAACGCCCCGATCGCCGCGGCGCTTGAACTGGGCGTGGTGGCCCGGTTGGGCGAGTGCATTCCCGAGTGGTGCGAACTGCGCACCGGGGGCTATTCCGGCTGGGCGCCGAAGTCCCGCATCTGGGGCGTGGCGGCGGACGAAATCCACGACTGA
- the ggt gene encoding gamma-glutamyltransferase, with the protein MLKTISVVAILCAGAVSAQQVADTVAPEAAGAGVFEGLGPEYAGAMAAKVQGKPVKAQNWMVAAANPHAVKAGADALAAGGTAADALVAVQAMLGLVEPQSSGLGGGAFLVWYDAQTGEVTTLDGRETAPLAATPRRFQDAEGEPLKFFDAVVGGRSVGVPGTPALMEAVHARWGSLPFADLTAPAIAMAEEGFAVSPRLAGLIEGDQERLGRFADTAAYFMPGGEPLAAGDLLKNPAYAETLRMLNGGATNFYTGANAEALVAAVNDAMDGAGMLSPVDLSIYQVKERAAVCAPYRGHEVCGMGPPSSGAVAVGQILGLLEGYDLSAGPQDPQVRRLMGDAARLAFADRGRYLADSDYVPVPVTGLLDKAYLAQRAEQLAGDAALDEVAPGEPEFDHALLWADDVSLELPSTSHISIVDAAGNVASMTTTIENGFGSRIMVNGYLLNNELTDFSFSSHSDGVPIANRVEPGKRPRSSMAPTIVLKDGKPVLAVGSPGGSRIIGYVAEAIIGVIDWGLDVQQAASIPHAVNRFGAYDLEEGTPAADLLEPLAGMGYEVGTRALTSGLHLIATGEDGLQGGADPRREGIAYGQ; encoded by the coding sequence ATGTTGAAAACGATTTCGGTAGTGGCGATTCTATGTGCGGGGGCCGTATCGGCCCAGCAGGTGGCGGATACGGTGGCCCCCGAAGCGGCGGGGGCCGGTGTGTTCGAAGGTCTTGGCCCCGAGTACGCAGGCGCCATGGCCGCCAAGGTGCAGGGCAAACCGGTCAAGGCGCAGAACTGGATGGTCGCGGCGGCCAACCCCCATGCGGTCAAGGCGGGCGCGGATGCGCTGGCTGCCGGTGGCACGGCGGCGGATGCGCTGGTGGCAGTGCAAGCCATGCTGGGGCTGGTGGAGCCGCAAAGCTCTGGCCTCGGGGGCGGGGCCTTTCTGGTCTGGTATGACGCGCAAACCGGCGAAGTCACCACGCTGGACGGGCGCGAGACCGCGCCGTTGGCTGCCACCCCGCGCCGGTTCCAGGACGCGGAAGGTGAACCGCTGAAATTCTTCGACGCGGTGGTCGGGGGGCGCTCCGTCGGGGTGCCGGGGACGCCTGCGCTGATGGAGGCGGTCCATGCGCGCTGGGGCAGCCTGCCCTTTGCCGACCTGACCGCGCCCGCCATCGCCATGGCCGAAGAAGGGTTCGCGGTTTCCCCGCGTCTGGCGGGGCTGATCGAGGGGGATCAGGAACGCCTGGGCCGGTTTGCCGACACCGCGGCCTATTTCATGCCCGGTGGGGAGCCGCTTGCCGCGGGCGATCTGCTGAAGAACCCCGCCTATGCTGAAACGCTGCGGATGCTGAACGGCGGTGCAACCAACTTCTATACCGGCGCCAATGCCGAGGCCCTCGTGGCGGCGGTCAATGATGCGATGGACGGGGCCGGGATGCTCTCGCCCGTGGATCTGAGCATCTATCAGGTCAAGGAACGCGCGGCGGTCTGCGCCCCCTACCGCGGTCACGAGGTCTGCGGGATGGGGCCGCCGTCCTCTGGCGCGGTGGCCGTGGGGCAGATCCTGGGGCTGCTCGAAGGATATGACCTGAGCGCGGGACCGCAGGATCCGCAGGTGCGCCGCCTGATGGGCGATGCCGCGCGGCTGGCTTTTGCCGACCGGGGCCGGTACCTGGCGGACAGCGACTATGTGCCGGTGCCGGTCACGGGGCTGCTGGACAAGGCCTATCTGGCCCAGCGCGCCGAACAACTGGCCGGAGATGCGGCGCTGGACGAAGTGGCACCGGGCGAACCCGAATTCGACCATGCGCTGCTGTGGGCCGATGATGTCTCGCTCGAACTGCCGTCGACCTCGCATATATCCATCGTGGATGCGGCGGGTAATGTCGCCAGCATGACCACCACCATCGAGAACGGCTTTGGCAGTCGGATCATGGTGAACGGCTATCTGCTGAACAACGAACTGACCGATTTCTCCTTCAGTTCCCACAGCGACGGGGTGCCGATTGCCAACCGGGTGGAACCGGGCAAGCGGCCGCGGTCTTCCATGGCGCCGACGATCGTCCTGAAGGATGGCAAGCCGGTGCTGGCCGTGGGCAGCCCGGGCGGCAGCCGGATCATCGGTTATGTGGCCGAAGCGATCATCGGCGTGATCGACTGGGGGCTGGACGTGCAGCAGGCGGCCAGCATTCCCCACGCGGTCAACCGCTTTGGCGCCTACGATCTGGAGGAGGGCACCCCGGCGGCAGACCTGCTGGAGCCGCTCGCCGGGATGGGATACGAGGTTGGCACCCGGGCGCTGACCTCGGGCCTGCACCTGATCGCCACCGGGGAGGATGGTCTGCAGGGCGGCGCCGACCCGCGCCGCGAAGGCATCGCATACGGACAATAG
- a CDS encoding ABC transporter ATP-binding protein encodes MVSLTLDRVGARYGRRHILTDATTPEIGGGTLTALVGANAAGKSTLFRRIAGQLRGSGAVHLSGADQDDLRYMPQDTGMNAALTVYESVILALKQGGGGWRLSAEELAAVDAALQRFGVAHLADRQLPELSGGQRQSVSIAQTLVTRPRVVLMDEPTSALDLYRQYEVLDGLRSYAEDTGAVVILALHDLNQVMRACTTVMAMAEGRILATGPTLEVLTPGMIGRLYGIDSRVERCSRGCPMMIVDGPSAYAAQ; translated from the coding sequence ATGGTAAGCCTCACGCTCGACCGGGTCGGCGCACGCTACGGGCGGCGCCACATTCTGACCGATGCCACCACGCCCGAAATCGGCGGCGGCACGCTGACTGCGCTGGTGGGTGCCAACGCGGCGGGCAAGTCCACGCTGTTCCGCCGCATCGCGGGCCAGCTGCGCGGCTCGGGCGCGGTGCATCTGTCCGGCGCCGATCAGGACGATCTGCGCTACATGCCGCAGGACACCGGCATGAATGCCGCGCTGACGGTCTACGAATCCGTGATCCTCGCGCTGAAGCAGGGCGGCGGCGGCTGGCGGCTTTCGGCGGAGGAGCTGGCGGCGGTGGACGCGGCGTTGCAGCGGTTCGGCGTGGCGCATCTGGCGGACCGGCAGCTGCCCGAACTGTCGGGCGGCCAGCGCCAGTCTGTCAGCATCGCACAGACGCTGGTGACGCGCCCCCGGGTCGTGCTGATGGACGAACCGACCTCGGCGCTGGACCTTTACCGGCAGTACGAAGTGCTGGACGGCCTGCGCAGCTATGCCGAGGACACCGGCGCGGTGGTGATCCTGGCGCTGCACGATCTCAACCAGGTGATGCGCGCCTGCACAACGGTGATGGCGATGGCAGAGGGGCGCATCCTGGCCACCGGGCCGACGCTGGAGGTGCTGACGCCCGGGATGATCGGCCGCCTTTACGGCATCGACAGCCGGGTCGAACGCTGTTCGCGCGGCTGCCCGATGATGATCGTGGACGGTCCCTCGGCCTATGCGGCGCAATAG
- a CDS encoding mechanosensitive ion channel domain-containing protein — protein sequence MRILAYLFCLALPLAALPHAASSQTSDQPTGTITIKDDAASDAAIATRIRDILHELEGFEDVTVTVSSGIVTLRGSTLDMNAATRLSELVGRVEGVVAIKNEVFETTDVARRLNPAVERFKSRGYQLVAFLPLALIALAVFFAVVFLGFFIARRKQPWDRLSPNAFIADIYRQIVRLFFIIAGLVVALDIVGATALLSGILGAAGIVGLAIGFAVRDTVENFIASIMLSIRQPFRPNDTVEIQGDTGKVIRLTSRATILLSFDGNHIRIPNATVFKSRIVNFSRNAERRFTFALSVAPDADLDQARHLALDTLDALPFVLESPETSVWIESVDDFWVTLNMAAWIDQHDTSIVLARSEAIRLTQAAFDAAGIAAPLPSYRIENLPELTGQRADTGAPPPRQDAPAPAPVQDVDATAEKELEKIVDQERAELSRRDLLNVNATEE from the coding sequence ATGCGCATTCTCGCCTACCTGTTCTGCCTGGCCCTGCCCCTGGCCGCGCTGCCCCATGCCGCTTCCTCCCAGACCAGCGATCAGCCCACCGGCACCATCACCATCAAGGACGACGCGGCGTCAGACGCGGCCATCGCAACCCGCATCCGCGACATCCTGCACGAACTGGAGGGGTTCGAGGACGTCACGGTCACCGTGTCCTCGGGCATCGTCACCCTGCGCGGCTCCACGCTGGACATGAACGCCGCGACACGTCTGTCAGAGCTGGTGGGCCGGGTAGAGGGGGTCGTGGCGATCAAGAACGAGGTTTTCGAAACCACCGATGTGGCCCGTCGCCTGAACCCGGCGGTGGAGCGGTTCAAGTCACGCGGCTACCAGCTGGTGGCTTTCCTGCCGCTGGCCCTGATCGCACTGGCGGTGTTCTTTGCCGTCGTGTTCCTGGGCTTTTTCATCGCCCGGCGCAAACAGCCCTGGGACCGGCTTTCGCCCAACGCCTTCATCGCCGACATCTACCGCCAGATCGTGCGGTTGTTCTTTATCATCGCCGGACTGGTCGTCGCGCTGGACATCGTGGGGGCGACCGCGCTGCTGTCGGGCATCCTGGGCGCCGCCGGGATCGTCGGCCTCGCCATCGGTTTTGCGGTGCGCGATACGGTTGAGAACTTCATCGCTTCCATCATGCTGTCGATACGCCAGCCGTTCCGTCCCAACGACACGGTGGAGATTCAGGGCGACACCGGCAAGGTGATCCGCCTGACCAGTCGCGCAACCATCCTGCTGAGCTTTGACGGCAACCACATCCGCATCCCCAATGCGACGGTGTTCAAAAGCCGCATCGTCAACTTTTCACGCAACGCCGAGCGACGCTTCACCTTTGCCCTGTCCGTGGCCCCCGATGCGGACCTGGACCAGGCGCGCCACCTGGCGCTGGACACGCTGGACGCCCTGCCCTTCGTGTTGGAAAGCCCAGAAACCTCGGTCTGGATCGAATCGGTCGATGATTTCTGGGTCACGCTCAACATGGCGGCCTGGATCGACCAGCACGACACCTCCATCGTGCTGGCCCGGTCCGAAGCGATCCGGCTGACGCAGGCGGCATTCGACGCCGCGGGCATCGCCGCCCCTCTGCCAAGCTACCGGATCGAGAACCTGCCGGAACTGACGGGACAGAGGGCAGACACCGGCGCCCCGCCCCCCCGGCAAGACGCGCCCGCCCCCGCGCCGGTCCAGGATGTGGACGCGACGGCGGAAAAGGAGCTGGAAAAGATCGTCGACCAGGAACGCGCCGAACTTTCCCGCCGCGACCTGTTGAACGTGAACGCGACCGAGGAATAG